A window of the Citrus sinensis cultivar Valencia sweet orange chromosome 9, DVS_A1.0, whole genome shotgun sequence genome harbors these coding sequences:
- the LOC127899677 gene encoding probable glutathione S-transferase isoform X2 has protein sequence MAAVKLHGALPSPFVYRAIWALKLKGVPYEFVSEDLSNKSALLLKYNPVHKKIPVLVHGGKPVCESMVILKYIEETWPQNPSLMPNNPYDRALARFWIKFAEDKGVAIWKMFRSTGQELQNTAKEALEMLQNVEEHGLGEKKFFNGDNIGLVDLAFGSIVYWLQVIEDVVGVKIFVSHKFPRLHAWLETFKQVPIIEENLPNQNEMLVVFKRRREQLVASA, from the exons ATGGCTGCAGTGAAGCTTCATGGGGCCCTGCCGAGTCCATTTGTTTACAGGGCGATTTGGGctctgaaattgaaaggcgTGCCATATGAATTTGTTTCCGAAGATCTCTCAAACAAAAGTGCATTGCTTTTGAAGTATAATCCAGTTCACAAGAAGATCCCAGTGCTCGTCCATGGCGGAAAACCAGTTTGTGAGTCCATGGTTATTCTCAAATACATCGAAGAGACGTGGCCACAGAATCCCTCCTTGATGCCAAATAATCCTTATGATAGGGCTCTTGCTCGATTCTGGATCAAATTCGCTGAAGACAAG GGTGTTGCCATTTGGAAAATGTTTCGTAGCACTGGACAAGAACTACAAAACACAGCGAAGGAAGCCTTGGAAATGCTACAAAACGTTGAAGAGCATGGCTTGGGAGAGAAGAAATTTTTCAACGGAGACAATATTGGCTTAGTGGACCTAGCATTTGGTTCAATTGTTTATTGGTTGCAAGTCATTGAAGATGTAGTAggagttaaaatatttgtatcaCACAAATTCCCTCGCTTGCATGCCTGGCTTGAAACTTTCAAGCAAGTCCCTATAATTGAAGAAAACCTTCCCAATCAGAATGAAATGTTGGTTGTTTTCAAACGCCGTCGTGAACAATTGGTGGCTTCTGCTTGA